A genome region from Psychrobacter jeotgali includes the following:
- the glyS gene encoding glycine--tRNA ligase subunit beta has product MSTILFELGCEELPPKSLKPLRDALQSSVIEQLNEAGISFDSIKSYAAPRRLALQIEGISDKQPDRTEQKRGPAVKAAFDSEGNPTRAAMGFAKGLGIDPSELTTIHTDKGDYVGFEQTIGGQATTDLLPDIFQTALDDLPIAKRMRSGASRNEFVRPVQWAVLMQDEQVIDATIQGHKTSNQTRGHRFHSPDYHTIEHANSYESLLDSLKVVADFDKRQMLIKNQVKALADEINANEIIPQDLLDEVTALVDFPIALRADFEPRFLAVPQEALISTMQADQKYFCLTDKEGKLLPYFIFITNIESKDPNQIIEGNEKVVRPRLADAEFFFLQDQKQPLYALTETLKTRVFQDQLGTIWEKSERIAKLAAYIATLMQQQGQQIDVDETVRAAMLSKADLASSLVGEYPELQGIAGTYYARLNGEPEAVAASLEEQYLPKFSGDVLPQTPIGICLALADRLDTLVGIFAIDQAPTGSKDPFSLRRSAIGILRILIEKQLPINLAALVEQAIKNYSDDNGSKIAKMGDTFTKVMTFLNSRYRAMYTEKGVNVDTIQAVQAINPHMPLDFDQRIRAVQTFSELPQASMLADSNKRVANILAKSEGEVAGSIDESLLSEPAEQALYKIVHQAQTEVAPLLETADYTQVLQTLTQLDAPLTQFFADVMVNSEDAALKANRLALLKQVRALFLTVADISELQL; this is encoded by the coding sequence ATGAGTACTATTTTATTTGAACTGGGGTGTGAAGAGCTGCCCCCCAAAAGCCTAAAACCCCTCCGTGATGCATTGCAATCCAGCGTCATTGAGCAGTTAAATGAGGCCGGTATTAGTTTTGATAGTATCAAGTCATACGCCGCACCGCGCCGTTTAGCGCTACAGATTGAAGGCATCAGTGATAAGCAGCCCGATCGCACGGAGCAAAAGCGTGGCCCTGCAGTAAAAGCGGCATTTGATAGCGAGGGTAATCCCACCCGTGCCGCTATGGGCTTTGCTAAAGGCTTGGGCATTGATCCTAGTGAGCTGACTACTATCCATACCGACAAAGGCGATTACGTGGGTTTTGAGCAAACCATTGGTGGTCAAGCGACTACTGATTTGTTACCTGACATTTTCCAAACAGCGCTTGATGATTTGCCTATTGCCAAACGTATGCGCTCTGGAGCCAGCCGAAATGAGTTCGTGCGTCCGGTACAGTGGGCAGTATTGATGCAAGATGAGCAAGTTATCGACGCTACTATTCAAGGTCATAAAACCAGTAATCAGACACGGGGACATCGTTTCCATAGTCCAGATTATCATACCATTGAGCACGCCAATAGCTATGAGTCGCTTTTAGATAGCCTCAAAGTCGTTGCTGATTTTGATAAGCGTCAAATGCTGATCAAAAACCAAGTAAAAGCTTTAGCAGATGAGATTAATGCTAATGAGATCATACCGCAGGATTTATTAGATGAAGTGACCGCTTTGGTCGATTTCCCTATTGCGCTACGGGCAGATTTTGAACCGCGCTTTTTAGCAGTACCGCAAGAAGCGCTAATCTCTACTATGCAGGCCGATCAAAAGTATTTTTGTTTGACTGATAAAGAGGGTAAATTACTGCCTTACTTTATTTTTATTACCAATATCGAATCCAAGGATCCTAATCAAATTATTGAAGGTAATGAGAAGGTAGTGCGTCCCCGTTTGGCGGATGCTGAGTTTTTCTTCTTACAAGATCAAAAGCAGCCTTTATATGCGCTTACCGAAACTTTAAAAACCCGAGTGTTCCAAGATCAACTGGGTACGATTTGGGAGAAGTCCGAGCGCATCGCCAAGCTTGCCGCTTATATTGCGACCTTGATGCAGCAGCAAGGGCAGCAGATTGACGTCGATGAAACGGTACGAGCGGCAATGTTGTCTAAAGCGGATTTGGCCAGCTCGCTGGTTGGTGAGTATCCTGAGTTACAGGGTATTGCAGGGACTTATTACGCGCGTCTAAATGGTGAGCCAGAAGCGGTGGCGGCAAGTCTTGAGGAGCAGTATTTGCCTAAGTTCAGCGGTGATGTACTACCGCAAACCCCTATTGGTATCTGTTTGGCATTAGCGGATCGCTTGGATACTTTGGTTGGAATCTTTGCTATTGATCAAGCACCAACGGGCTCCAAAGATCCCTTTAGTTTACGCCGTTCAGCGATTGGTATTCTGCGTATTTTGATCGAAAAGCAATTACCGATTAATTTAGCGGCTTTGGTTGAACAAGCGATTAAAAACTATAGCGATGATAACGGTAGTAAAATTGCCAAAATGGGCGATACCTTTACTAAGGTCATGACTTTTCTAAACTCACGTTATCGCGCCATGTATACCGAAAAAGGCGTCAATGTCGATACCATTCAGGCAGTGCAAGCGATCAATCCGCACATGCCGCTTGATTTTGATCAGCGTATTCGCGCGGTACAGACCTTTAGCGAATTGCCGCAAGCTTCTATGCTGGCAGACTCCAATAAACGGGTGGCTAATATCCTTGCCAAATCAGAAGGGGAGGTGGCTGGCAGTATCGATGAAAGCCTGTTATCTGAGCCGGCTGAACAAGCGCTTTATAAGATAGTTCATCAAGCGCAAACTGAAGTAGCGCCGCTGCTTGAGACTGCCGATTATACTCAAGTTCTGCAAACCTTAACGCAGCTGGATGCGCCGCTTACCCAGTTCTTCGCTGACGTTATGGTTAATAGCGAAGATGCAGCTCTAAAAGCCAATCGCTTAGCGCTACTGAAGCAAGTCCGTGCGCTGTTTTTGACAGTAGCGGATATTAGTGAGTTGCAGCTGTAG
- the glyQ gene encoding glycine--tRNA ligase subunit alpha, with translation MTFQDLILTLQNFWASKGCVVLQPYDMEVGAGTFHTATFLRSLGPERWNAAYVQPSRRPTDGRYGDNPNRLQHYYQFQVVLKPNPPNIQELYLDSLRAIGIDPLVHDVRFVEDNWESPTLGAWGLGWEIWLNGMEVTQFTYFQQVGGIECFPVTGEITYGLERLAMYVQDVDSVYDLVWADGEFGRVTYGDVFHQNEVEQSTYNFEHADVPMMGELFDFYEQQADKLVAEGLPLPAYEMVLKASHAFNLLDARGAISVTERQRFILRVRTLARKVAFGYVEARARLGFPLAEEAHRQAALDKYLPKSDNESKAALADNTDNHTSTNDNNDK, from the coding sequence ATGACTTTTCAAGATTTAATTTTAACTTTACAGAACTTTTGGGCATCAAAGGGCTGCGTAGTGTTGCAGCCTTATGATATGGAAGTGGGCGCAGGTACTTTCCATACTGCCACTTTTTTGCGCTCTTTAGGGCCTGAGCGCTGGAACGCCGCTTACGTACAGCCATCACGCCGTCCAACCGATGGTCGTTATGGCGACAACCCCAACCGCTTGCAGCATTATTATCAGTTTCAAGTGGTGTTAAAACCCAACCCGCCCAATATTCAAGAGCTGTATTTAGACTCTTTAAGAGCCATTGGTATCGACCCTTTGGTGCACGATGTGCGCTTTGTTGAAGATAACTGGGAGTCGCCAACGCTTGGTGCGTGGGGACTGGGTTGGGAGATTTGGCTCAATGGTATGGAGGTGACGCAGTTCACTTATTTCCAGCAAGTCGGCGGTATCGAGTGCTTTCCAGTCACCGGCGAGATCACCTACGGTCTGGAACGTTTGGCGATGTATGTGCAAGATGTCGATAGCGTTTACGACTTGGTATGGGCAGATGGCGAGTTTGGACGGGTCACTTATGGCGATGTGTTCCATCAAAATGAAGTTGAGCAATCGACTTATAACTTTGAGCATGCCGATGTACCGATGATGGGTGAGCTGTTTGACTTTTATGAGCAGCAGGCCGATAAGCTGGTGGCCGAAGGTTTGCCATTACCCGCTTACGAGATGGTGTTAAAAGCCTCGCATGCCTTTAACTTGCTTGATGCGCGTGGGGCGATTTCAGTCACCGAGCGTCAGCGTTTTATCTTACGTGTACGAACGCTGGCACGCAAGGTGGCGTTTGGTTATGTTGAAGCACGAGCTAGATTGGGTTTCCCGCTAGCAGAAGAAGCGCATCGTCAAGCGGCGCTGGATAAATATTTGCCCAAGAGTGATAACGAGAGCAAAGCTGCGCTGGCAGATAATACTGACAACCATACCTCTACTAACGACAATAACGATAAATAG
- a CDS encoding PspC domain-containing protein — translation MAKLAKLHRSKNHRMIAGVMGGIAEYVGWSPTWVRILFVVISSLSAAVPGILIYIVLWIVMPKATVQSYQ, via the coding sequence TTGGCTAAGTTAGCAAAATTACATCGCTCCAAGAACCATCGTATGATTGCAGGCGTAATGGGTGGTATCGCAGAATATGTAGGCTGGTCACCGACGTGGGTGCGCATACTATTTGTGGTTATCTCATCACTAAGTGCTGCAGTACCCGGCATCTTAATCTACATCGTTTTATGGATTGTTATGCCCAAAGCTACCGTTCAATCTTATCAATAG
- the nadR gene encoding multifunctional transcriptional regulator/nicotinamide-nucleotide adenylyltransferase/ribosylnicotinamide kinase NadR produces MHDNGIMIGHFEPLHLGQMRSILYAAGQAQALHIIITKHPTPHPDFTITLQDKARWLQMACADLPFIHIYTTDEIKLPLHESFDDVVIDIGTTNAKLQHISAELELPADSVLFVAENHPLASNILASNIISNPASIENQSPLMMQVETTPLQPEFDSYAIARDPVAHWPALHPQVRGDYTKTVAIVGGESSGKTTLVHKLANYYGASFALEMGRLYVGTDLGGSEIGLQYSDYGPIALDHAEAMRVAASNATAPVTIIDTDFVTTQAFCEEYEGRTHPFVTACIDEFRADHTIMLDNNTPWVDDGMRSLGTPEARGRFEQRLIDIFERHDIEPHLIDQPDYDTRYQQAIAFIDAQIYNKKA; encoded by the coding sequence ATGCATGATAATGGCATAATGATTGGACATTTTGAACCATTACATTTAGGACAAATGCGCAGTATATTGTACGCCGCTGGGCAAGCACAGGCGCTCCATATTATTATCACCAAGCATCCAACCCCGCATCCAGATTTTACTATTACTTTGCAGGATAAGGCACGCTGGCTACAAATGGCCTGTGCGGACCTGCCTTTTATCCATATCTATACCACTGATGAGATCAAGCTACCGCTGCACGAAAGCTTTGATGATGTGGTGATTGATATTGGCACTACCAACGCTAAATTACAGCATATCAGTGCTGAATTGGAGCTACCTGCTGATAGCGTATTGTTCGTCGCTGAAAATCATCCCTTAGCTTCAAATATCTTGGCATCGAACATCATATCAAACCCTGCTTCTATCGAAAATCAGAGTCCATTAATGATGCAGGTAGAGACCACACCGTTGCAGCCAGAATTTGACTCTTATGCCATTGCTCGTGATCCCGTTGCCCATTGGCCAGCGCTCCATCCTCAAGTGCGTGGCGACTATACCAAGACTGTGGCCATTGTTGGCGGCGAAAGCTCAGGTAAAACTACTTTAGTCCATAAGCTTGCCAACTATTATGGGGCTAGCTTTGCTCTTGAGATGGGTAGGCTTTATGTCGGGACAGATTTGGGCGGCAGCGAGATTGGCTTACAATATAGCGATTATGGACCGATTGCGCTCGATCATGCCGAGGCGATGCGCGTAGCCGCTAGCAATGCCACTGCGCCAGTAACCATCATTGATACCGACTTTGTGACTACTCAAGCCTTTTGTGAAGAGTATGAAGGCCGCACTCATCCTTTTGTAACGGCTTGTATTGATGAGTTCCGTGCTGACCATACCATTATGCTGGATAACAATACGCCGTGGGTTGATGACGGGATGCGCTCATTGGGTACGCCTGAGGCGCGTGGACGTTTTGAGCAGCGCTTGATTGATATCTTTGAGCGTCATGATATTGAGCCGCATTTGATTGACCAGCCAGACTATGATACCCGCTACCAACAAGCAATCGCCTTTATCGATGCGCAGATTTATAATAAGAAAGCATAA
- the pnuC gene encoding nicotinamide riboside transporter PnuC yields MRIQLLDNITGKWSTQWIIIWFLSGVAALSAGFWTTTEHATLDIFYLGVSFIGLICVVSLSFRKNIMGNGFGMAATAGEVVVQGTSGAVGLMLAPLFNFFTHVYGIFYWSKHTDADGDMIPKSANKWVWLITATFMIIGLALFPTVNDLLASYGYAVVEDDNSKFLGFISFFWINVIAFILSITAQAAMILRYSFNWWLWIISNFVWLAVNLMSGNYIFAIQTMVYQVNSFVGLYEWHRSERDSVKV; encoded by the coding sequence ATGCGCATTCAGCTTTTAGACAATATCACCGGAAAATGGTCAACACAGTGGATTATTATTTGGTTCCTGTCTGGAGTTGCTGCCCTAAGCGCAGGCTTTTGGACTACTACTGAACACGCTACTCTAGATATATTTTATTTAGGAGTTTCATTTATAGGGCTGATTTGTGTGGTGTCATTATCATTTCGCAAGAATATAATGGGTAATGGCTTTGGTATGGCGGCTACCGCTGGTGAAGTGGTGGTACAAGGCACCTCTGGTGCAGTGGGCTTAATGCTAGCGCCACTGTTCAACTTTTTTACTCATGTTTACGGTATTTTTTATTGGTCAAAGCATACCGATGCTGATGGCGATATGATTCCCAAATCCGCTAATAAGTGGGTTTGGCTTATCACGGCTACCTTTATGATAATCGGTTTAGCACTGTTTCCAACCGTTAATGATTTACTGGCCAGCTATGGTTATGCGGTAGTCGAAGACGATAATAGTAAATTCTTGGGATTTATCTCCTTTTTCTGGATTAATGTGATCGCTTTTATCCTCTCTATTACTGCACAGGCAGCGATGATTTTGCGCTACTCGTTTAACTGGTGGTTGTGGATTATCTCTAACTTTGTCTGGTTAGCTGTTAATTTGATGTCGGGCAATTATATTTTTGCCATTCAGACCATGGTCTATCAGGTTAACTCTTTTGTGGGACTGTATGAATGGCATAGAAGCGAGCGTGATTCAGTAAAAGTATGA
- a CDS encoding Mpo1 family 2-hydroxy fatty acid dioxygenase codes for MSRTSQKRMSKRTLEQWLSEYSVSHQNLINKRIHWLCVPTIFVSILGMGMSLSVWITLVLSALVLLFYVQLSTPLFLAMGIFILICLAVMAAMPLGFKAWASVFVIAWIGQFIGHKIEGKKPSFFEDLQFLLIGPAWVANNFLGGKKKPA; via the coding sequence ATGTCGCGTACTTCCCAAAAGCGCATGTCTAAGCGCACTCTCGAGCAATGGCTGAGTGAGTATTCAGTTAGCCATCAAAACCTGATCAATAAAAGAATCCACTGGTTATGTGTCCCTACTATTTTTGTCAGTATTTTAGGCATGGGCATGTCTCTCTCAGTGTGGATCACTTTAGTACTCAGTGCTTTAGTATTATTGTTTTATGTACAGTTATCTACTCCGCTATTCTTAGCAATGGGCATTTTTATTCTAATATGTTTGGCAGTGATGGCGGCTATGCCGTTGGGATTTAAAGCGTGGGCCAGTGTGTTTGTCATTGCTTGGATCGGGCAATTTATCGGTCATAAGATTGAAGGTAAAAAACCGTCATTCTTTGAAGATTTACAGTTCTTACTGATTGGCCCTGCATGGGTTGCCAACAACTTCTTAGGCGGTAAAAAGAAGCCTGCTTAA
- a CDS encoding nitroreductase family protein, whose product MSDLQDLQQLAEKRRSIYALNDQLPVSKEDIIKMVEHAILHTPSAFNSQSTRIVVLFDEDHNKLWDITEDVLRDIVNDEEQFAPTKQKIGGFKAAAGTILFFEDQTVVRNLQEAAPLYADKFPIWAEHTSAIHQYVLWTSLASVNVGANLQHYNPVIDNKVSETWGIDDHWDLIAQMVFGGIEQPAGDKEFKPTDERMKVFGK is encoded by the coding sequence ATGTCAGATTTACAAGATCTACAACAACTGGCCGAAAAACGTCGTTCAATTTATGCACTAAACGATCAACTACCGGTTTCAAAAGAAGATATTATCAAGATGGTCGAGCATGCTATTTTGCACACACCATCAGCATTCAACTCCCAGTCAACGCGTATCGTAGTATTGTTTGATGAAGATCATAACAAGCTATGGGACATCACTGAAGATGTCTTACGTGATATCGTTAATGACGAAGAGCAGTTTGCGCCTACTAAGCAGAAAATAGGCGGCTTTAAAGCAGCTGCGGGTACTATTCTATTCTTTGAAGATCAAACCGTAGTCAGAAACTTACAAGAAGCGGCGCCACTATACGCTGACAAGTTCCCTATTTGGGCAGAGCATACCAGTGCAATTCATCAATATGTATTATGGACGAGTCTAGCAAGCGTAAACGTTGGCGCTAACTTGCAGCACTACAACCCGGTTATTGATAACAAAGTATCTGAAACCTGGGGTATTGATGATCATTGGGATCTTATTGCGCAAATGGTATTTGGTGGTATTGAGCAACCAGCAGGCGATAAAGAGTTTAAACCTACTGACGAGCGTATGAAAGTATTTGGCAAATAA
- a CDS encoding pirin family protein, translated as MSIETLQPRLADVGGIPIARLLPNKGKKPIGAWCFLDHAGPAEFGEDESGMQVGRHPHTNLQTFSWMLDGEVLHKDSLGNEQVITKNQVNVMTAGTGLDQGISHTEQSIFPDTGGSPDASRALSMVQLWIALPTDQEIERSFHHYPELPRWRENGVEMILTTGSYTSVSGEKYEAPTIQYSKMVGIDAYFTQDGEVTFTLEPGFEYGILVTEGEIESEGKVCPQDQLLRFHDSDVANNKSIKLVAKKGTRVMFIGGEPLNNQVLLWWNFVADNKEEIEQSIIDWNNGHERFGNVDSDMKRLPAPELPEGFKG; from the coding sequence ATGAGTATTGAAACGCTACAACCTCGTTTGGCTGACGTTGGCGGTATCCCTATCGCGCGTCTGTTACCTAATAAAGGCAAAAAGCCCATTGGTGCATGGTGCTTTTTAGATCATGCTGGTCCTGCTGAATTTGGTGAGGATGAGTCAGGTATGCAGGTCGGTCGTCATCCGCATACCAACCTTCAGACCTTTAGCTGGATGTTAGACGGTGAAGTGCTGCACAAAGACAGCCTAGGTAACGAGCAAGTTATTACTAAAAACCAAGTGAACGTTATGACCGCCGGTACTGGTCTTGACCAAGGTATCAGTCATACTGAGCAAAGTATCTTTCCAGATACCGGTGGCTCGCCAGATGCATCGCGCGCATTGAGCATGGTGCAACTGTGGATTGCACTACCTACCGATCAAGAGATTGAACGTAGTTTTCATCATTACCCAGAGCTGCCACGTTGGCGTGAAAATGGCGTTGAGATGATACTTACTACTGGCAGTTATACCAGTGTGTCAGGCGAAAAATATGAAGCGCCTACCATCCAGTATTCAAAAATGGTTGGTATCGATGCCTATTTTACCCAAGACGGCGAGGTTACTTTTACTCTAGAGCCAGGCTTTGAGTATGGAATCTTAGTAACTGAAGGTGAGATTGAATCAGAGGGCAAAGTTTGCCCACAAGATCAGCTACTGCGTTTCCATGATAGCGATGTTGCTAATAATAAAAGCATCAAGCTGGTTGCCAAAAAAGGCACGCGCGTGATGTTTATCGGTGGTGAGCCTTTAAACAACCAAGTACTACTATGGTGGAACTTCGTTGCCGACAATAAAGAAGAGATTGAGCAATCTATCATCGACTGGAACAATGGCCACGAGCGTTTTGGTAATGTAGACTCTGATATGAAACGTCTGCCGGCACCAGAGCTACCAGAAGGTTTTAAAGGTTAG
- a CDS encoding pirin family protein, with protein MKTIYHAADSRGDANHGWLKSRHTFSFANYHNPERMGFGALRVINDDFVIGGQGFGKHSHRDMEIISIPLSGKLGHGDDIGNNGIIETGEIQVMSAGTGITHSEMNGDNEEPVKFLQIWVIPNKRNVTPRYQQIRIDEGMQHNQFNQVLSPNPDDAGVWIHQNAWFHMGDFDKGLTETYQLKDANNGVYVFVISGKVVINGNTLDNRDGLGMVDTKNFTMDVIDDARVLVMEVPMTL; from the coding sequence ATGAAAACTATTTATCATGCAGCAGATTCACGCGGTGATGCTAACCACGGCTGGTTAAAAAGCCGTCACACCTTTAGCTTCGCCAACTATCATAATCCTGAGCGTATGGGCTTTGGTGCTTTACGGGTGATTAACGATGATTTTGTCATCGGTGGTCAAGGCTTTGGGAAGCACTCGCATCGTGATATGGAGATTATCAGTATTCCTTTATCTGGTAAACTCGGTCACGGTGATGATATTGGTAATAACGGTATCATTGAAACTGGCGAGATCCAAGTCATGTCAGCCGGTACGGGTATTACTCACAGCGAGATGAATGGTGATAACGAGGAGCCAGTGAAGTTCTTGCAAATTTGGGTGATTCCGAATAAGAGAAATGTCACGCCGCGCTACCAGCAGATACGTATCGATGAAGGTATGCAGCACAACCAGTTCAACCAAGTGCTATCGCCTAATCCTGATGATGCAGGCGTATGGATCCATCAAAACGCTTGGTTTCATATGGGCGATTTTGATAAAGGCCTGACTGAAACCTATCAGCTAAAAGATGCTAACAATGGTGTTTATGTGTTTGTTATTAGCGGTAAAGTAGTGATTAATGGAAATACACTAGACAACCGTGATGGTTTAGGTATGGTAGACACTAAGAATTTTACGATGGATGTCATCGATGATGCTAGAGTGCTGGTAATGGAAGTGCCAATGACACTTTAG
- a CDS encoding GNAT family N-acetyltransferase, with protein MSDKQPLNYEVIDNTEEQRFEIHIEDKIALEDYEFFTTSEGKKGIEYKHTEVPKELGGQGIAGYLVKHILDDAAAKGLVVKPTCPYVKSYIDKHPEYQDISVFHNAKA; from the coding sequence ATGTCGGATAAGCAACCATTAAATTATGAAGTCATTGATAACACTGAAGAGCAGCGTTTTGAGATTCATATCGAGGATAAAATCGCTCTAGAAGACTATGAATTTTTCACCACCTCAGAAGGTAAAAAAGGTATCGAGTATAAACACACTGAAGTACCAAAAGAGCTTGGTGGTCAAGGTATCGCAGGCTATTTGGTCAAGCATATCTTAGACGATGCCGCCGCTAAAGGTTTGGTAGTCAAACCGACTTGTCCTTATGTCAAATCTTATATCGACAAGCACCCTGAATATCAGGATATCTCTGTGTTCCATAATGCAAAGGCTTAA
- a CDS encoding isochorismatase family protein — translation MSNFNVEQVKAEPSDKLLTPDNTVFMFIDQQPQMYFGLQSHDANAVMNAIQGLAKTAKIWDIPSILTTLTTDDFTGEIPQQQKRVFEDHTPIDRTGLNAFEDQRVVDAVKKTGRKKIVMSGLWTEICVLLPAITAADQGYDVYVVTDACGGASKEAHDMAIIRMTEAGVTPVTWIQVLCELQRDWAREETYDDVMNIVKEHGGAYGVGVQYYYNPPKNIVNNV, via the coding sequence ATGTCTAATTTTAATGTAGAACAGGTTAAGGCCGAACCTAGTGACAAACTATTAACGCCTGATAATACCGTATTTATGTTCATTGACCAGCAGCCACAAATGTACTTTGGGCTACAAAGTCATGATGCCAATGCGGTTATGAACGCTATTCAAGGCTTAGCGAAGACTGCAAAAATCTGGGATATCCCCTCTATCCTAACGACTTTAACTACTGACGACTTTACGGGCGAGATCCCGCAGCAACAAAAAAGAGTGTTTGAAGACCATACACCAATCGACCGTACGGGGCTTAATGCGTTTGAAGATCAGCGCGTGGTTGATGCAGTCAAAAAGACTGGTCGTAAGAAGATTGTCATGTCAGGATTGTGGACTGAGATCTGTGTACTATTACCAGCGATAACGGCGGCAGATCAGGGCTATGACGTTTATGTAGTTACTGATGCGTGCGGCGGAGCGAGCAAAGAAGCTCACGATATGGCAATTATTCGCATGACAGAAGCAGGGGTAACACCGGTAACCTGGATTCAGGTACTGTGTGAGTTACAACGTGATTGGGCGCGTGAAGAGACTTATGATGATGTCATGAATATCGTCAAAGAGCACGGCGGCGCCTATGGTGTAGGGGTGCAGTACTACTATAATCCACCAAAAAATATCGTTAATAATGTCTAA
- a CDS encoding NADPH-dependent FMN reductase → MSTPARVALIIGSLREASINRKFAEYIVSQIPDSIEVEEVNIADLPLYNQDYDNQDIANYTRVRKQLSQADAVLIVTPEHNRTMPAALKNVIDIGSRPHGKSVWTDKKVAVVTASPGTYGGRVSGLDVRKSMQMLSAQMMVSPEVYLGRAAESLDENGQVSERTQKFLKRFVDGFVEYIAK, encoded by the coding sequence ATGAGTACACCTGCACGCGTCGCACTAATCATTGGTAGCCTACGAGAGGCATCAATTAATCGTAAGTTTGCCGAATATATTGTCTCGCAGATACCTGACAGTATCGAAGTAGAAGAGGTGAATATCGCTGATTTGCCGCTCTATAATCAAGACTATGACAACCAAGATATTGCTAACTATACTCGGGTTCGTAAACAACTCAGTCAAGCTGATGCGGTACTTATTGTAACGCCAGAGCATAATCGCACTATGCCTGCGGCGCTAAAAAACGTAATAGATATTGGCTCACGGCCTCATGGCAAAAGCGTCTGGACAGATAAAAAAGTAGCTGTCGTTACCGCATCCCCTGGTACTTATGGCGGTAGAGTCAGCGGTCTCGATGTACGTAAGAGTATGCAAATGCTGTCAGCACAGATGATGGTGAGTCCTGAAGTTTATTTAGGCCGAGCAGCAGAAAGTTTAGATGAGAATGGACAAGTTAGTGAACGTACACAAAAGTTCCTAAAAAGATTCGTTGATGGTTTTGTCGAATACATAGCGAAGTAA
- a CDS encoding YoaK family protein has protein sequence MSNNTVNSTGTAQVSFWQRYKTPVLLTVVGGAIDTIGFITLFGFFTAHVTGNLVLAGSGLVKGEDGLWIKLASVPLFILTVVITKIYIDKSRRQQLILSHLLLAEAVFLLAFMIAGLYFQPFTDADSITVAITGGLGLTALAIRNTASKTVIKHMSPTVLMTGNTTQLGINLSDYLANRTSENAKKLGHSSALVLSFIVGALLGALLYVKLSYWAVGLFVLPVLYLSVVARKEGFLQNIG, from the coding sequence ATGTCCAACAATACTGTTAATAGTACAGGTACCGCACAGGTTAGTTTTTGGCAACGCTATAAAACGCCTGTGTTGTTAACCGTTGTTGGTGGAGCGATAGATACTATTGGTTTTATAACTCTATTCGGATTTTTCACTGCGCACGTTACTGGTAACTTAGTATTAGCAGGTAGCGGTTTGGTCAAAGGCGAAGATGGATTGTGGATTAAGCTGGCATCAGTACCGCTGTTTATCTTGACAGTGGTTATTACTAAAATTTATATCGATAAAAGTCGTCGCCAGCAGTTGATACTCAGTCATTTATTATTGGCGGAAGCGGTTTTCTTGCTTGCCTTTATGATAGCGGGCTTATATTTTCAGCCCTTTACCGATGCTGACAGTATTACTGTAGCTATTACTGGCGGCTTAGGTTTAACTGCCTTAGCCATCCGTAATACCGCTAGCAAAACGGTAATTAAGCATATGAGTCCAACGGTATTAATGACTGGTAATACTACCCAGTTGGGAATTAATCTATCAGATTATTTGGCCAATCGAACTTCTGAAAATGCCAAAAAACTAGGTCATAGCTCAGCGCTAGTCTTAAGCTTTATCGTTGGGGCGCTATTGGGCGCACTTTTATATGTCAAATTAAGCTATTGGGCGGTGGGTTTGTTTGTCTTACCAGTACTTTATTTATCGGTAGTGGCACGCAAAGAAGGCTTTTTACAAAATATTGGTTAA